Proteins from a single region of Harmonia axyridis chromosome 4, icHarAxyr1.1, whole genome shotgun sequence:
- the LOC123678231 gene encoding proline-rich protein HaeIII subfamily 1-like has translation MSVVFARGGNRAPPTPAQIQKILDENGHLIQAIQEFQAKGKTQEGIQYQQTLHRNLIYLATIADSGQNVQQLLPMLQPPPGPPAGHGQPPANPESQHINNFNQQQPQYRQPLGPQRPVAGPPHPYGQRGYQQNQYPGQYNPQQAAPYPQGHPQAQYPPQNQPPTYPPNTQGTYGPPTTSHNNYPPPHQGYGGAPPNSGPPQPPAGPYAPPSGPPQPPYGGPPNGAPYPNANAPPQGYAPPPQGYVPQQGYPPPSSGQAHPSAPQQNPASYAGQPNAAPQNYPTQNSQTPPFSGPPTNTQSPTVTSTTAAPPSQPYVTAPYPPNSQSSNPNAPYNSSGPPGQVYPPAGPPSSYGYGPQQGYAPQQYGGQPQGYQYAARPPTQQGPPPPQGQYGYNYPAQPNPQ, from the exons ATGTCTGTCGTATTCGCAAGAGGAGGAAATCGAGCTCCTCCTACACCAGCTCAGATACAAAAAATTCTTGATGAAAATGGCCACTTGATTCAAGCTATTCAGGAATTTCAAGCTAAGGGAAAAACTCAAGAAGGAATACAATATCAGCAAACTCTTCATAGAAATCTAATATATTTAGCAACAATAGCTGATTCTGGTCAAAATGTTCAGCAGCTGCTACCT ATGCTGCAACCACCACCAGGCCCTCCTGCAGGCCACGGTCAACCACCAGCAAATCCAGAATCTCAgcatattaacaatttcaaccAACAGCAACCTCAATATAGACAACCGTTGGGTCCTCAAAGACCAGTTGCTGGTCCCCCGCATCCGTACGGACAAAGGGGGTATCAACAGAATCAATATCCGGGACAATATAATCCTCAGCAGGCTGCTCCATACCCGCAAGGTCACCCTCAGGCACAATATCCTCCTCAGAATCAACCGCCTACATATCCTCCCAATACTCAGG GTACTTACGGACCTCCTACGACATCTCATAACAACTATCCTCCGCCTCATCAAGGATATGGAGGGGCTCCACCTAACAGTGGACCACCACAACCGCCTGCCGGACCATACGCTCCACCATCAGGACCACCTCAACCTCCATATGGTGGTCCCCCAAATGGAGCGCCTTACCCTAACGCCAACGCTCCTCCTCAAGGTTATGCCCCACCTCCACAAGGCTATGTACCTCAGCAAG GTTATCCTCCTCCGTCATCGGGCCAGGCTCATCCGTCCGCCCCACAACAAAACCCAGCTTCATACGCTGGCCAACCGAACGCAGCTCCTCAAAATTACCCCACTCAGAACTCCCAAACTCCTCCCTTCTCCGGTCCTCCAACAAATACCCAGAGTCCAACGGTGACTTCGACCACTGCCGCTCCTCCATCTCAGCCCTATGTTACAGCACCCTACCCCCCAAATTCACAGTCCAGCAACCCCAACGCGCCTTATAACTCTAGTGGGCCCCCTGGCCAGGTATATCCCCCTGCTGGTCCTCCAAGCAGCTACGGCTATGGTCCCCAACAGGGTTATGCTCCGCAGCAGTATGGTGGTCAGCCTCAGGGTTATCAATATGCGGCCAGGCCCCCAACCCAACAAGGGCCACCTCCGCCCCAAGGACAATACGGATACAACTATCCAGCTCAGCCGAATCCCCAGTAA
- the LOC123677349 gene encoding rRNA-processing protein UTP23 homolog, whose product MKTNRIKKVKSITAFYENNFNFRQPYQLLVDGTFCFAALQNKIHIADNIPRYLLKEVSIFTTPCVIIEMEKFGSKVLGALVVLKQFGLHKCGHEKQPISATNCLLSMMGEINEKHYILATQDRDLEDKVRQIPGAALLYLHNKTPVLEKPSMASVSFVKDKLSGLGAVEREKLKKMKEAHGIVEAPKKIIRKKKAKGPNPKSCLKKKKKVPQKSQ is encoded by the exons atgaaaacaaatagaaTTAAAAAAGTGAAAAGCATAACTGCATTTTATGAAAACAATTTTAACTTCAGACAACCATATCAATTATTGGTTGACGGGACTTTCTGTTTCGCTGCACTGCAG AATAAAATCCATATCGCAGATAATATTCCAAGGTACTTACTAAAAGAAGTTTCGATATTCACGACCCCATGTGTCATTAtagaaatggaaaaatttggTAGCAAAGTGCTTGGTGCTTTAGTGGTCTTGAAACAGTTTGGACTGCATAAATGTGGACATGAAAAGCAACCTATTTCTGCTACTAACTGTCTGTTATCAATGATGGGAGAGATTAATGAAAAACATTATATACTAGCTACGCAAGATAGGGATTTAGAAGACAAAGTTCGACAGATTCCAGGAGCAGCTCTACTATACTTGCATAATAAAACTCCTGTTCTTGAAAAGCCCTCAATGGCTTCTGTATCATTTGTTAAGGATAAACTTTCAG GACTTGGAGCTGTAGAGAGagaaaaactgaagaaaatgaaagaagCCCATGGAATTGTAGAGGCACCGAAAAAAATAATCAGGAAAAAGAAAGCTAAAGGGCCAAATCCAAAATCTTGTcttaaaaagaaaaagaaggttccacaaaaatcacaataa